A single region of the Candidatus Methanomethylicota archaeon genome encodes:
- a CDS encoding polyprenyl synthetase family protein, which translates to MIELKLKQISSIINQIIENSLYGTDILYKAAFHLPSHGGKRLRPFLVIKSCELVGGNIEVALPAATAIELLHNFTLVHDDIMDNDILRRGVPTVHTLWGIPMGILAGDLLFAKAFQLLLSSPHVNYERLIKAAKIMADTTITISEGQSLDMIFEKRMDVTEEEYLTMVYKKTGALFKASAEIGGLIGGGDENAIKLLGEYGSNIGIGFQIFDDYLGLFSKEEILGKPIGNDIREGKKTLIVIKALSSPIRDYLLKILGKKDISNQEIYELIDEIKQQGIDEYVLNKAKSYINIAINSIIEFPESEAKKDLIELAKYAISRIK; encoded by the coding sequence TTGATAGAGTTAAAACTTAAACAAATTTCTTCTATTATTAATCAGATAATTGAAAATTCCTTATATGGTACAGATATTCTCTATAAAGCAGCTTTTCACTTACCAAGTCATGGAGGAAAGAGATTACGTCCATTCTTAGTTATTAAATCTTGTGAATTAGTTGGTGGGAATATAGAAGTAGCACTACCTGCTGCTACTGCAATTGAACTTCTTCATAATTTCACACTAGTGCATGATGATATAATGGATAATGATATTCTTAGAAGAGGCGTTCCAACTGTTCATACTTTATGGGGAATACCCATGGGGATATTAGCTGGAGATTTACTTTTTGCAAAAGCTTTTCAATTATTATTATCTTCTCCTCATGTTAATTATGAGCGATTAATTAAAGCTGCCAAAATTATGGCAGATACTACTATAACAATCTCTGAAGGTCAAAGTTTAGATATGATTTTTGAAAAAAGAATGGATGTGACTGAGGAAGAGTATTTAACAATGGTTTATAAAAAAACTGGAGCTCTTTTTAAAGCAAGTGCAGAAATTGGTGGATTAATAGGTGGAGGAGATGAAAATGCAATAAAACTCTTAGGAGAATATGGTAGTAACATAGGCATAGGTTTTCAAATATTTGATGATTATTTAGGACTTTTTTCAAAAGAAGAAATTCTTGGGAAACCTATTGGAAATGACATAAGAGAAGGTAAAAAAACTTTAATTGTTATAAAAGCTCTATCCTCTCCAATTAGAGACTATTTATTAAAAATTTTAGGCAAAAAAGATATTTCCAATCAAGAAATTTATGAATTAATAGATGAAATAAAGCAACAAGGCATAGATGAATATGTTCTAAATAAAGCCAAGTCTTATATTAATATTGCAATTAATTCCATTATTGAATTTCCAGAATCTGAAGCAAAAAAAGACTTGATAGAACTTGCAAAATATGCTATATCTAGAATTAAGTGA
- a CDS encoding glutamate--tRNA ligase, translated as MSHEEIITLIKKHALINAIKYGGKAEVKAVVGKVLSERPDLKQMAQEIFKLSNIVVLEINSMNINEQQDLAKKLGIFISKEKPKEQKHILPPLPNAQKYTRIKVRFAPNPDFAIHLGNSRAAILNDEYAKMYNGIFILRFEDTSPSVKPPMIEAYDAIREDLKWLGINWHEEYIQSQRMEIYYDYAEKIIEINGAYVCTCNPESFRKLIASSIPCPCRELPVEEHLKRWSKMLNGEFKKGEAVMRIKTDLNHPNPAVRDWPAMRIDPKPHPLQGSKYRVWPLYNFACAIDDHLMGITHILRGKEHEINTIRQLYLYKYFGWEYPEVIHYGRLKIEGTILSKSKMRQGIEEGKFMDWSDPRLGTIAALRKRGILPDTIRQIIIEVGIKPSEATISWENLEAINRKILDPLTKRFIFLQEPITITIKGIPKDFEAKIPLHPDHPEWGFIKYKINSGSSVVLVQNKDVSELNNGAILRLMNLFNIKKISQTEFNYFSEDILDIKKLNSPIIQWLPHGVGVEISIIMKDGSIINGIVDDNVLKESLPNSFQFYRFGFVRLYKINNKLIGYYTHD; from the coding sequence ATGTCTCATGAAGAAATTATTACATTAATTAAAAAACATGCTCTCATTAATGCTATAAAATATGGAGGTAAGGCTGAAGTTAAAGCTGTTGTTGGAAAAGTATTATCTGAAAGACCTGATTTAAAGCAAATGGCACAAGAAATATTCAAATTATCAAATATTGTAGTATTAGAAATAAATTCCATGAATATTAATGAGCAACAAGATTTAGCTAAAAAACTTGGTATATTTATTTCAAAAGAGAAACCAAAAGAACAAAAACACATTCTTCCACCTTTACCAAATGCTCAAAAGTATACTAGGATTAAAGTAAGATTTGCACCCAATCCTGATTTTGCCATTCATCTTGGTAATTCACGTGCAGCTATACTTAATGATGAATATGCAAAAATGTATAATGGTATTTTTATTCTTAGATTTGAAGATACTTCTCCATCAGTAAAACCTCCTATGATTGAAGCATATGATGCCATACGTGAAGATCTTAAATGGCTTGGTATTAATTGGCATGAAGAGTATATTCAATCTCAAAGAATGGAAATTTATTATGATTATGCTGAAAAAATAATTGAAATTAATGGAGCATATGTATGTACTTGTAATCCAGAATCATTTCGTAAATTAATCGCTTCAAGTATACCATGCCCATGTAGAGAACTTCCAGTGGAAGAGCATCTGAAAAGATGGAGTAAGATGTTAAATGGTGAATTTAAAAAAGGAGAAGCTGTTATGAGAATTAAAACAGACTTGAACCATCCAAATCCAGCTGTTAGAGATTGGCCTGCTATGCGTATAGATCCAAAACCTCATCCTCTACAAGGAAGTAAATATCGTGTATGGCCTCTTTATAATTTTGCATGTGCTATAGATGATCATCTCATGGGAATAACTCATATATTACGTGGAAAGGAACATGAAATAAATACAATTAGACAATTGTATCTCTATAAATACTTTGGATGGGAGTATCCTGAAGTAATACATTATGGTCGTCTTAAAATAGAAGGCACTATATTAAGTAAATCAAAAATGCGTCAAGGAATAGAAGAAGGAAAATTTATGGATTGGAGTGATCCACGTCTTGGTACAATTGCAGCTTTGAGAAAACGTGGTATTTTACCAGATACTATTAGACAAATAATAATTGAAGTAGGAATAAAACCTTCTGAAGCTACCATAAGTTGGGAAAATCTTGAAGCAATAAATAGAAAAATTTTGGATCCATTAACTAAGCGTTTTATATTTCTTCAAGAACCTATTACAATTACAATTAAAGGAATTCCAAAGGATTTTGAAGCAAAAATTCCTCTACATCCAGATCATCCAGAATGGGGATTTATTAAATATAAAATAAACTCTGGTTCTAGTGTAGTATTGGTTCAAAACAAAGACGTATCAGAATTAAATAACGGAGCAATTTTAAGATTAATGAATTTATTTAATATTAAAAAAATTTCTCAAACCGAATTCAATTACTTTAGTGAAGATATTTTAGATATTAAAAAACTTAATTCTCCTATAATTCAATGGCTTCCTCATGGAGTAGGTGTTGAAATATCAATAATAATGAAGGATGGTAGTATTATCAATGGCATAGTAGATGATAATGTCTTAAAAGAGTCTCTACCAAATAGTTTTCAATTTTATAGATTTGGATTTGTAAGACTCTATAAAATTAATAATAAACTTATTGGTTATTACACTCATGATTAA
- a CDS encoding 30S ribosomal protein S9 — protein MMKVVVMSGKRKTAIARGTAYEGSGRILINGIPLELYEPRIARMKIMEPIIVAGDGIASKLDIDIKVKGGGFMGQAEAARIVISKILAEFGGEEVKKKLLEYDRRMLIEDPRRTEPKKYGGYSARRKKQKSYR, from the coding sequence ATAATGAAAGTTGTAGTAATGAGTGGAAAAAGAAAAACTGCTATTGCTAGAGGTACTGCTTATGAAGGAAGTGGTAGAATTTTAATTAATGGCATACCATTGGAACTATATGAACCTAGAATAGCTAGGATGAAAATAATGGAACCTATTATAGTTGCAGGAGATGGAATAGCTTCAAAATTGGATATAGACATTAAAGTAAAGGGCGGAGGATTTATGGGTCAAGCAGAAGCTGCTAGAATAGTAATTTCAAAAATTTTGGCTGAATTTGGAGGAGAAGAAGTTAAGAAAAAACTTTTAGAATATGATAGAAGAATGCTTATTGAAGATCCAAGAAGGACTGAACCTAAAAAATATGGAGGATATAGTGCAAGAAGAAAGAAGCAAAAGTCATATAGGTGA
- the amrB gene encoding AmmeMemoRadiSam system protein B — MKLRIRRPSVAGTFYEGSSEGLKKQISWCFLHKIGPGALPTGSITDKRSSIGLISPHAGYIYSGPVAAHGYYYISKEPTPEIIVIIGPNHTGMGAGISVWGGGKWITPLGEVEIDLELAKELAREGIAEIDESAHLYEHSIEVQIPFLQFIYKEKFKILPICMLLQDYETSFELGMSLSKILRGRSSLIIASTDFSHYVPYSEAYKKDALAGECILKMDAKALSEVIIKEDISMCGPGPVMTTIVAAKELGTSECKRLCYATSGDTSGYKNEVVGYGCYIMIR; from the coding sequence ATGAAGTTGAGGATTAGGCGTCCTTCAGTAGCCGGAACATTCTATGAAGGCTCATCTGAAGGATTAAAAAAGCAAATAAGTTGGTGTTTTCTTCATAAAATTGGCCCAGGAGCGCTTCCTACAGGTTCTATAACTGATAAAAGAAGTTCGATAGGTTTGATTTCTCCACATGCTGGTTATATTTACTCAGGTCCAGTAGCAGCTCATGGGTATTACTACATATCAAAAGAACCTACACCAGAAATTATTGTAATAATTGGTCCAAATCATACTGGAATGGGTGCAGGTATTTCAGTATGGGGAGGAGGAAAATGGATAACTCCTTTAGGTGAAGTTGAAATAGACTTGGAATTAGCAAAAGAATTAGCAAGAGAGGGTATTGCAGAAATAGACGAATCTGCACATTTATATGAACATTCAATAGAAGTTCAAATCCCTTTTCTTCAATTCATATATAAAGAAAAATTTAAAATTTTACCAATATGTATGTTATTACAAGATTATGAAACTTCTTTTGAACTTGGAATGAGTTTATCAAAAATTCTTCGTGGAAGATCTTCATTAATAATTGCAAGTACAGATTTTTCACATTATGTTCCTTATTCAGAAGCTTATAAGAAGGATGCATTAGCAGGTGAATGTATATTAAAAATGGATGCAAAGGCTTTAAGTGAAGTTATAATTAAAGAAGATATAAGCATGTGTGGGCCAGGTCCTGTTATGACAACCATAGTAGCTGCAAAAGAATTGGGTACAAGTGAGTGTAAACGTCTTTGTTATGCTACATCAGGAGATACTTCTGGTTATAAAAATGAAGTTGTAGGCTATGGATGCTATATAATGATTAGGTGA
- a CDS encoding isopentenyl phosphate kinase, translating to MHNIEYVIKLGGSAITKKDTPMTPNLEVIENIAFELSKLDKLPSIIIVHGGGSFGHFVAKKYLYNGILKNPKGISEIHYAMLSLTKIICEYFLKYNIPVFPINSSSIFSIINGELQFFLNPIELSLKNGLIPILGGDVIANQSHGFKILSGDKIASILAIKFNAKALIFGTNVDGIIINGDIIPKIKLSEIDSLTSKIEYSKYDVTGGMLGKLSEIKEYLIKGGKTSIIFNITRPGLLTKLLLGENIICTRVDVD from the coding sequence TTGCATAATATTGAATATGTAATAAAGCTTGGAGGAAGTGCTATTACAAAAAAAGATACTCCAATGACTCCTAATTTAGAAGTAATAGAAAATATTGCATTTGAACTTTCCAAATTAGATAAATTACCATCAATAATAATAGTTCATGGTGGAGGATCTTTCGGCCATTTTGTTGCAAAGAAGTATTTATATAATGGAATATTAAAAAATCCAAAAGGCATATCAGAAATTCATTATGCAATGCTATCACTTACAAAAATAATTTGTGAATATTTCTTAAAATATAATATTCCAGTATTTCCAATTAATTCTTCAAGTATTTTTTCAATAATTAATGGAGAATTACAATTTTTTTTAAATCCAATTGAACTTTCATTAAAGAATGGTTTAATTCCAATATTGGGAGGTGATGTAATAGCTAATCAATCACATGGTTTTAAAATATTATCTGGTGATAAAATTGCTTCAATACTTGCGATTAAATTCAATGCTAAAGCTTTGATATTTGGAACAAATGTTGATGGAATTATTATTAATGGAGATATCATACCTAAAATAAAATTATCAGAAATAGATTCTTTAACATCAAAAATTGAATATTCAAAGTATGATGTTACAGGAGGAATGTTAGGTAAACTCTCTGAAATAAAGGAATATTTAATTAAAGGAGGAAAAACCTCCATAATATTTAATATAACCCGTCCTGGTTTACTTACTAAATTACTACTAGGAGAAAATATAATATGTACAAGAGTTGATGTTGATTGA
- a CDS encoding 50S ribosomal protein L13 yields the protein MSNIIYIDGTNLRLGRMASRVAKYLLNGNKVVIVNVEKVVVSGRRNAIIEDYKKWLSIRTWKNPEKVGPKRHKSPDRLVYHAIKNMLPKRPSGLKALKRLKVYIGIPEELKSVNFTQIEEAHVKYLRGPYVTLEEISKSLGWSG from the coding sequence ATGTCCAATATAATCTATATAGATGGAACTAATTTGAGATTAGGAAGAATGGCAAGTAGAGTGGCTAAATATTTACTTAATGGTAATAAAGTAGTTATTGTAAATGTTGAAAAAGTAGTTGTTTCAGGTAGAAGAAATGCTATAATTGAAGATTATAAAAAATGGTTAAGTATAAGGACTTGGAAAAATCCTGAAAAAGTAGGTCCTAAACGACATAAGTCGCCAGACAGACTAGTATATCATGCCATAAAAAATATGTTACCAAAAAGACCTTCTGGTTTAAAGGCATTGAAAAGATTAAAAGTATATATTGGCATTCCTGAGGAGTTAAAATCTGTTAACTTTACTCAAATAGAAGAGGCTCATGTAAAATATTTGAGAGGGCCTTATGTAACACTTGAAGAAATTTCAAAAAGTTTAGGGTGGAGTGGATAA
- the rpsB gene encoding 30S ribosomal protein S2, whose amino-acid sequence MSTIETAELLIPLEVYLAAGIHIGTHVKTNDMRPFIYRVRPDGLYILDVKKTDERIRIAAKFISRFKPEKVLAVSARQYGAKPVEKFATTIGGKAIVGRFIPGTFTNPKLPTYMEPEVVIVTDPRADWQAILEATKVGIPIVGLCDTDNRCQYIDLAIPINNKGRKSLALVYWLLARQILRERGEIAPTAELTATIEDFESKVLVGEEEYGGYEVED is encoded by the coding sequence ATGTCAACAATAGAAACTGCTGAGTTATTAATACCTCTTGAAGTTTACTTAGCTGCAGGTATTCATATTGGTACTCATGTTAAGACAAATGATATGCGCCCATTTATATATAGAGTAAGACCTGATGGTCTTTATATATTAGATGTTAAAAAAACTGATGAAAGAATAAGAATAGCTGCAAAATTCATTTCAAGATTTAAACCTGAAAAAGTACTTGCTGTTTCTGCAAGACAGTATGGTGCTAAACCTGTTGAAAAATTTGCAACTACAATTGGTGGAAAAGCCATAGTTGGTAGATTTATTCCTGGTACATTTACTAATCCTAAGCTTCCAACATATATGGAACCTGAAGTAGTAATTGTCACAGATCCTCGTGCAGATTGGCAAGCAATATTAGAAGCGACTAAAGTTGGTATTCCTATTGTAGGTTTATGTGATACTGATAATAGATGTCAATATATTGATTTAGCAATCCCAATAAATAATAAAGGAAGAAAATCTTTAGCATTAGTATATTGGTTATTAGCTAGACAAATTCTAAGAGAAAGAGGTGAAATTGCACCTACTGCTGAATTAACAGCAACTATAGAAGATTTCGAATCAAAAGTACTTGTAGGTGAAGAAGAATACGGAGGATATGAAGTTGAGGATTAG
- a CDS encoding DNA-directed RNA polymerase subunit N, protein MIIPIRCFTCGKLIGDKWESYKKALMNGKTPSEALDELNITRYCCRRMFLSHVELIDEILQFYACRRGESEK, encoded by the coding sequence TTGATTATACCAATACGTTGTTTTACTTGTGGTAAATTAATTGGAGATAAATGGGAAAGTTATAAAAAAGCACTAATGAATGGTAAAACTCCTTCAGAAGCTCTTGATGAATTAAATATAACTAGGTATTGTTGTAGAAGAATGTTTCTTTCACATGTAGAATTAATAGATGAAATACTCCAATTCTATGCATGTAGAAGAGGAGAAAGCGAAAAATAA
- the fni gene encoding type 2 isopentenyl-diphosphate Delta-isomerase has translation MISDRKLSHILICKDYDVSYRKSTHFDDIELIHCALPEVDLEEIDLSINLFGKKLSAPILISAMTGGHNEAKKLNENLAKAASQINIGMYVGSQRAAIENPQLEDTFRIVREVSNDILVIANIGGAQLLSDNYKYYVEKAISMINADALSIHLNPLQELVQPGGDIKFKGILEKISNIVNWINVPIIIKETGCGISKEVAEKLINVGVSAIDVAGSGGTSWAAVEFYNAKQKGEILKVKIAETLWDWGIPTAMSLCEVISLGSKIKVIASGGIRNGLHIAKSIALGADLVGIARPLLPLAFSSYKEVIEYLENRINELRTILVLLGCRNIKELKSVPIVIKGELLNWIIQRDLKVRGIDRVKT, from the coding sequence TTGATATCTGATAGAAAATTATCTCATATTTTAATTTGCAAAGACTATGATGTTTCTTATAGAAAAAGTACACATTTTGATGATATAGAATTAATACATTGTGCCCTTCCAGAAGTAGATTTAGAAGAAATTGATTTATCAATAAATTTATTTGGAAAAAAATTATCTGCCCCAATTTTAATTTCAGCAATGACTGGAGGACATAATGAAGCAAAAAAATTGAATGAAAATTTAGCAAAAGCAGCTTCTCAAATTAATATTGGAATGTATGTTGGAAGTCAACGTGCTGCTATTGAAAATCCTCAACTTGAAGATACTTTTCGAATTGTAAGAGAAGTATCAAATGACATCTTAGTAATTGCAAATATAGGTGGTGCTCAGCTTTTAAGTGATAACTATAAGTATTATGTAGAAAAGGCAATATCAATGATAAATGCTGATGCACTTTCAATTCATTTGAATCCATTACAAGAATTAGTTCAACCAGGAGGGGATATAAAGTTTAAAGGAATTTTGGAAAAAATTTCTAATATTGTTAATTGGATTAATGTACCAATAATTATAAAAGAAACTGGATGTGGTATATCTAAAGAGGTTGCAGAAAAACTCATTAATGTTGGAGTCTCTGCTATTGATGTAGCAGGTTCTGGTGGAACAAGCTGGGCTGCTGTGGAATTTTATAATGCAAAACAAAAAGGAGAAATTTTAAAAGTAAAAATAGCTGAAACTCTTTGGGATTGGGGAATACCTACTGCAATGAGTTTATGTGAAGTTATATCCCTTGGATCAAAAATTAAAGTTATAGCTTCAGGTGGAATTAGAAATGGTCTTCATATTGCAAAATCCATTGCTTTAGGTGCAGATTTGGTAGGCATAGCAAGACCGTTATTGCCATTAGCTTTTTCTAGTTATAAAGAAGTAATTGAATATTTAGAAAATAGAATTAATGAACTTAGGACAATCCTTGTTCTTTTGGGATGTAGAAATATTAAAGAATTAAAATCAGTACCTATTGTTATAAAAGGAGAATTATTAAATTGGATTATTCAAAGAGATTTGAAGGTGAGAGGGATTGATAGAGTTAAAACTTAA